CCATCTGCATAGAATTTGCCAAATGATCAGAGAGGGTGAAAACATATAAGATGAATTTCTGGGGATTCATGTAGCATCCAGGCAGCAGCCCGCTCATCTCAAGATGCCTACACTCAACGATATCTCAATTTAGCTCCAAAGGAACTTTATGAACACCTAAAAGTGCAATCTGAACACAATGAGAAGGGTAATGCAAATGAGAACTTCTCTAGTTTTGTTGTTAAACTCAAAACCTAACTTCAATGGGAATCTGATAACGCCAGTAAGCAAAGGAATGGTACCTTCTAGTTGGCATACTGATGTGTGTATCATCGCTCCTTCGAAGCCATGACAGCCAAATTAGTTTTCCAATTTTCCATTTGCACCTCACTGGGAGCTACATCGACTTCACACTGTGTAAGTGTTCTGTCCAGACATTGTGCTAGTAAAACGTCGGGAATGCATGAGCGTGCAATTATAATCCCAACATGCGCAAAGAGCATGTAAAGATAGCACAAGAGAGACCGTTCAGCAAAATTTCATTCAGCATCTCAATCTGCATACATCCTTGCATCTCTCTTAACTCCCGAAGTCACAAACTATCCACAGCATACATACCACAGTTCCTTCAGAGAACAGGCAGCTTCTACATCGGCTTTAACCTTTTCAAACAGGTTAGTCTTGCGAGCACCTTCCGGGTGAAATTGAGGAGAGTCTTCGAATCCTTCTCCGCTTTAGCCCTCTTTTCCCCTACACCGGACTTCCTCAAAGAAATGTCCACCATTGCCACAAGGAAGCTGAAGTTTCCACACACGAATCATACTAATCCCGAAGGACAGCATTCAAGGATATCGAAGCTAATGCAAGAAGCCCTCTCACCTGCTCAGTTCAGCATCCCTTATGTTCAACAAGTTGGCAACGTTGGCTGGTGCCTGAGCAGAGGCCACAGCGTTTGAAACCAAACCCTCTTGGGCCAACACTGCAACTTTCCAGTATCTCTCTAGTCCCAGCAGCTGCATCTACAAAAAGTTCCAGATTTGAAGCTCAAGAGCAGCAACAGAAAACTACCCATCCAAGTTCTCGACAGCTTCACATCACTTTCGAATCTCGTGAAGTACGCGGGTCAGCATCATCATCTACAAAAGGTCACCTTGTACAGCATGGAATTCCGCAGAAAGGGAAGTCGGCAAAAGCCGAGAAGCGCGACCGTTTGAAGAGCAGTTCGAGCAAGGAGCATTCCGAGGGCCTGACAGCAGGGCCTGATCCGCGCCAGGCCCGCCTACGAACCAGGCCTTGGGGGTCGCCATCACAGCCTCGTTTCGAACGACGAACGACGACGCTCGCCATGCCACGAACTCGATCACATGTGGCTGTGGACGAGGGAGAAAATGGCGTGTCGTGGCGGGGAATCGAAACGATCGCGGGCCTGACTGAAGCATCCGAATCGGATGCGAGCTCCCACCTACTTCTTCCCCGCCCCGTATAAACGATGCGCAGGTCTCTCTCCAGGTTACCCCCGCTCCGCGTCGCGCTCCCTCCCGtccccgtcgccgtcgccgtcgccgtcgccgccgcgaATAATCCGTCCATCCCTCTCCTCcgccgtcttcttcttcctccccggAACCGCTCCgccgctctctctctcgcttcaAGAATCCCTCCCCCGTTGGGTATCTTCGGTTCCTGTTTTAGCGCATTTGGGTCCTCTTGGAGCTCGACCATTTTGACGTTGTGGGTTTTTCGTGTTCTTTCCCAGGCATTCGAGCTCGACCCAGAGCTATCGGATCGATGTCGAGGCCGGTTGATGCCGCGgaggccgcggcggcggcggtcgagAGCGAATTGCGATTGCTGAGCTCCGTGGAGGACCATTACGGCGGCGTCATTGTGGAGATGAAGGAGGCTATGGACTCCGCCACCTTCATCTCCGTGCTCAGGGCCTCGATTTCGCACTGGAGAGAGCAGGTTCGAACTTTAATTATTGAATTTTCGCGTCGAATTTGAGTCCTTTATCCCGGTAGATTGCGTAGAGCATGTAGATGACGCCGAATCCCGGCCGGCTCGCTGTTATTCACTCATGAATGATGAATGATGAATCATGTTGTTGATATAGAATTTGCATCTTCTAATTTTGAGAGTTTCCTCTGTTCTGTTTCGGTTCATGCTACTGCTTTGTAGTGCTGAAGTGCCAGCATTTTTTGCAGGGCAAGAGGGGTGTGTGGATCAAATTACCCATTGAGCTCGTGAATCTGGTAGAAGCTGCTGTCACGGTAAGTGTCCTATGCACTCCACTGATTGATCACTGAACCAAATGTCTGATTGATGGTGGGGGGCAGGCAGGTGGGGTGGGAAAGAGCCGATTGCCACTGATAATATGTTTACCATGATTATCTTTACTTTCAGAATAAGTTTTCTGCTCGATGTGGTGATTGTCGTCTACTTTGGGCAGGAAGGATTTTGGTATCACCATGCGGAGCCGAAGTATCTGATGCTTGTGTATTGGATTCCACAAAGTGCTCATACCATTCCAGCAAATGCGACGCACAGAGTGGGCGTTGGTGTGGTTGTCATGAATGAGAAGGAGGAGGTATTCCTCCCAGTCTAAATTTCTGCGCAAGATCATCTCTCTTTGTGAAAGATTAAGAGCCCCT
The sequence above is drawn from the Eucalyptus grandis isolate ANBG69807.140 chromosome 11, ASM1654582v1, whole genome shotgun sequence genome and encodes:
- the LOC104445588 gene encoding nudix hydrolase 2 isoform X2, translating into MRRSLSRLPPLRVALPPVPVAVAVAVAAANNPSIPLLRRLLLPPRNRSAALSLASRIPPPLGIRARPRAIGSMSRPVDAAEAAAAAVESELRLLSSVEDHYGGVIVEMKEAMDSATFISVLRASISHWREQGKRGVWIKLPIELVNLVEAAVTEGFWYHHAEPKYLMLVYWIPQSAHTIPANATHRVGVGVVVMNEKEEVLVVQEKSGIFRGTGVWKFPTGVVDEGEDICAAAVREAKEETGIDAEFVEVLGFRQSHQSFFQKSDLFFVCLLRPLSFDIQKQDVEIEAAQWMPFEEYAAQPFSQKNELVRYIIEMCSAKKNGKYSGLTPVLTSSFTDQTSYLYLDRTAISGAGSK
- the LOC104445588 gene encoding nudix hydrolase 2 isoform X1, which encodes MRAPTYFFPAPYKRCAGLSPGYPRSASRSLPSPSPSPSPSPPRIIRPSLSSAVFFFLPGTAPPLSLSLQESLPRIRARPRAIGSMSRPVDAAEAAAAAVESELRLLSSVEDHYGGVIVEMKEAMDSATFISVLRASISHWREQGKRGVWIKLPIELVNLVEAAVTEGFWYHHAEPKYLMLVYWIPQSAHTIPANATHRVGVGVVVMNEKEEVLVVQEKSGIFRGTGVWKFPTGVVDEGEDICAAAVREAKEETGIDAEFVEVLGFRQSHQSFFQKSDLFFVCLLRPLSFDIQKQDVEIEAAQWMPFEEYAAQPFSQKNELVRYIIEMCSAKKNGKYSGLTPVLTSSFTDQTSYLYLDRTAISGAGSK